CTGCGAGCATAAACAGTCATAAGTTCCTAAAAGTTTAAAGCTTACCCAACAAGAAATTATCTGAATATGTACCTCCATTCTGTGAAGGAAATCTCAAGTTCAAAGGCTTCTGCTgaagaaattagaaattatCTGAATATATACAGACCAATTACAGAAACCGGCGGGCAACAGCTTCTGTATGCTTTCTGTTTGAACAAAAATAGTGTGGATGAAAACATGCATCGCCCTGTTTCTATAGTATAGTGTGGATGAAAATGATAGGTAGTCTATTGAGGAAAGTGACTACCTATTGAtgcacaaaacaaaatatgaagTCTATGTTGTGAATGTTTCTATCCTCACGccagttttggttttttaaaaagtagaATATCATGTCCAtcaatatattaatataaaaaaattaaaacagcCAATCAAATAaagtttcaaaaaatttcctttATCAAATAGGAAATAGACTTTtacccaaataaaaaaggattgggattttaatttttgttcctATATAAAGCAACATGAACTTAGTTCGAAGCAGCTGcacacaacaaaagaaaataattgaatttggTTGTTTGCTCTCCAACCTCCTACTTCAGAATTTCTAATTCCAGGTTAGATAACTTTgcatactctttttttttttcctttgtttatttactttttatgAGAATCTATTTGTATATGTTCTATGCATagaatatgattttatttttttattttggtttgtgGTATAATTTATCAtgtctttaataaaatttgtaattgGTTTGTAGTTGAAGAAACATCCTAAAATTGATggatttttcaaaagaaaacatattgaagTTACCTCATATGTACCTGATTATAATATTGAGACAATAGCATATGAAAATCGTTCTGGATCTCCAAGAATTGAGACGACTGATAATGAAGTTGATATTAGTACTTTAGAGCGCGACCCAGGGCTACGTCCGCAAATATGGAATTATCCTGTCAATCAACGTGACGAAATTCGATGAGCTTACATTAACGTCGGTCCATACCAACCTATACTTTCCAAGTATCCAAAATCTGGGTCAGTAACTCATCAGCTTAGCTTTCAAAGTTCATGGTTCAAATTATTTCCTTCGTGGTTAGAATATTCACCTGTGAAAGATGCAGCTTTTTGTCTACCGTGCTATCTTTTTAACAAACCATCTGGACATTATGGAAAAATGCTTTCACTCTTGAGGGATTTCAAAGTTGGAAGAAAGTTAGAGATGGAAAAAATTGTTCTTTTCTAAATTACGAGGGGAAAGATCTTAACTCCCCCCATAAGATTGCTGATTGGATTTGATGTCCCAACATATACAGAAAAAAAAGTCgttgataattattttttcccaaCAAATTGCAGACAATCGACTACGACTTAAGGCAACAACTGAAGCAGTCAGGTGGCTTGCATTCCAAGGATGTGCTTTTAGAGGCCatgatgaaaaaaagaattcaatCAATCGTGgaaattttcttcaaatgtTAGAAATATTGGCTGCATATAATGAAAAAGTTGTTGGAGTTATCTTAGATAAAGCTCCCAAAAATGCCTCTTACACATCACCACAGatccaaaaagaaatttacaTGTTTTTTCAACTAAAGTGAAGAAAGCAATCTATGAAGAAACTGGGGAATCAAAGTTTTGTATAATTGTTGATGAAGCACGTGATGAATCCAAGAGAGTGCAAATGGCTATAGTGTTGCGATTTTTGACAAAGAAGGTCTTATTCAGGAGTGCTTTTTTGGGCTTGTTCATGTGTCAGACACTGAGGCATTAACTCTGAAAAAGGTATATACTCTATATTGTCTCATAATTCactaaatattcaaaatattagAGGACAAGGATATGATGGTGCAAGTAACATGCGAGGTGAATGGAATGGGttacaagctttgattttgaatgaTTGTCCATATGCTTACTATGTTCATTGTTTAGCACATCGATTACAATTGGCATTAATTGCATCATCAAGAGAAGTTATTCATGTTCACCACTTTTTCACTAAATTGACTTCTATTGTCAATATTGTTGGTACTTCATGCAAGCGTAATGATGAACTGAAAAATGCTCAAGCTGCTGAAATTGAGCACATGATTGCAATTGATGAGCTCGAGACTGGGAAAGGAATGAACCAAATTGGCACCTTACAACGTGCTGGTGATACTCGTTGGGGTACTCATTTGAAATCAATTACTAGCTTGGTAAATATGTTTAGTGCAACATGCATAGttctaattaatataattgatAACGGAACTACTTATTCTCAACGAGGAGATGCTAATGCAGCTTATGAGGCAATGACTTCATATGAATTTATCTTTATCTTACATCTTATGAAAGAACTTATGGAGATCACTAATGATCTTTGTCAAGCTTTGCAATGTCAATCTCAAGACATCATAAATGCCATGAATCTTGTTACTTCCACTAAAGCACTGATCCAAGAATTAAGAGATGATGGATGGGATTTTTTGCTTACCAAGGTGCATTATTATATGATAGATATTTTTTATGCTACAATAGATTCTCAACTTCAAGAATTAAATAGCAGATTTAGTGATCAAACAACAGAGCTGCTTATTATGGGGTCGGCTTTGGATCCTCGTGAAGTGAATAAATCTTTTAGGATTGATGATATTTGTCAATTGGTAGATAAGTTCTATCCACAAGACTTTGAAGATCATGAGAAGATAGGTTTGAGAAGACAACTTCAACATTTTGAGGGTGACGTCGTTAGACTTCCAGAGTTCACTTGTCAAAAATTTCTGATCTATCTCAATGGATGGTAACAGCTAGAAGATCAACGACATATCCACTTGTTTATAGAGTGGTTATGCTTGTGCTTACTCTTCCTGTTTCTACAGCAACTGCAAAGCGATCATTTTCTGCTATGCGTATAGTAAAAACTAGGCTCCGTAACAAGATGGAAGACGAATTCTCACAGACTCTTTGATTATGTACATCGAAAGGGAAATTGCAGAAAAGTTTAGCATTAACTCAATCATAGATGGTATTCGAGATATGAAAGAACGACGAGTGTTATTTTGATACCTAATTGAataaacaattattttttgccTTTAATTTTTCCAAACATTGTTaaggttgaaaatttgaaattttttaatgtcttgtttggtttatatattggCCCCCCAACACATAAATTCCTGGCTCCGCCACTGAGAAGGTCAATGATTTCCTCGTGTTCACAGGATGGATTAGGAAACAAATATGTAATTATATGCTGTAGaatatttcttttcctattgtaatttagattccTAGAATAGCTTAGCATCATTATAGGAAATCTCTTGTATAAAGTTACACTCTCAGACtcaatgaaattcattcaGGCAAATATCTTTCTTCCCTATtttacatggtatcagagcaggaAGACATACCCTAGCTCTCTGCTTTTTTTGCCGtgtcaatttttctttcctctgcCATTGTTCCTCATCATGGAGCGCGAGCAATCTTCGAAGGAAGATAAGAACAATGAAGGCAAGAATAATGCCGTcgatcctttttttctctaccATTCCGATCATCCAGGATTGGTCCTTGTTTCCAAGCCTCTCAATGGCGATAATTATTCGACCTGGTGACGAGCCATGACCATCTCTTTAAACGCCAAATCCAAGTTGGGTTTTATAGATGGTATAATAAAAATGCCGTCTGCCAAGAGCTGTCCAGATGATCATGCTTCATGGAGTAGATGCAACGATATGATTCTCTCGTGGATCCTCAATTCAATCACacctgatcttgcagaaagTGTCATATATTCAACTACAGCCCAAGAGGTTTGGGAAGACCTTCGGGATCGTTTTTCTCAGAGCAACACCGCTCgtatttttcaaattgaaaggGACATCGCTTGTATTTCCCAAGCTCAAATGACTGTTGCTGCATACTATATGAAGCTGAAAGGATTATGGGATGAACTGGGTTCTTATAATGACACCGTTTGCTCTTGTGGGGCAGATCATAAGCGACGCCAATTGATGCAATTTCTCATGGCCCTAAATGAGTCCTACAAAGCAATCCGAGGGCAATCTTATTGATGAATCCGCTACCTGATGTTCGCCAGGCCTACTCTTCCATTgttcaagaagaaaaacagcGCAGCTTAGGTGATGCACGTGAGACAACTGAGACTGCAGCCATGGCCGTTCGAAGAGATGAACCCGTAGCTCTAGCCGTTTGACCAGGACAAGGTTCTTCTTCTCGTTCCAACTCCTCTAACCGCAAGCCGTTGCATTGCTCCTACTGTGATAAGGATCATCATGTACGAGACACATGTTGGATGTTGCATGGGTATCCACCAGGGCATCCGAAACATAAATCAAACCGGTCCAATCGTGGAGGCAATCGTTCTCAGTTCGACAATTCCAACAATTCTGCTCACTCTTCAGTCAATCATGTCAAGGAAGGTCCAACAATGCAGGAGATGCAGTCGGTGATGAATGGACTCTCTGATTTACAATTTCAACATATATTATGTATTATGAACAATTAAGGGGCAAATCAATCCTCCAATCCTAAGGCCAATGCTGCTGGTACTTCTTCAGGTTTGTCACAAGCACCGTTGGGCCTCCATCGATTAATCCTCGATAGtggtgcaactgatcatattacttcttctccaaatttgtttGTTAACTGTCGTCAGAACACTATTTTACCGCCAGTTATTATGCCAAGTGGAGAACAGGCTCCAATCACATCTACTGGAACTTTACCTTTGAACTCTGTTATTTCTCTGAAAAATGTGCTTGGTGTGCCATCTTTTAAGGTGGATTTGATGTCTGTGAGTCAAGTTACAAGAGGTCTCAATTGTTCTGTAACCTTTTTTCCATATTGGTGTGTTTTGCAAGACTTGACAACGAAGACGACGATTGGTTTGGGTAAACAATGAGGCGGACTTTATTACTTGGTTGCATTGGCATCAACAACACCAAGCCCTAAATTCAGATCCTCCACTGCCATTGCTAGCCATCCATCTTGTTCTCATGTCACCTCCTCCACCGACTTGTGGCATCACCGATTAGGGCATCTATCTTCCTCTAGCTAGATTAGATTTTATGGCAAAAAATTTGCTCAATTTCCCTTTCAAATCCAATAATGCTTGTGATGTTTGTGCACTTGCAAAACAATGTCGACTTCCTTTTTCTGCTAGTTCAATTTTGTCTGTTGGACCGTTTGAGTTAATTcattgtgatatttggggccCTTACaaaattccttctttttctggtgctaaatattttttgacaATTGTGGATGATTATTCTCGTTTCACATGGGCATTCTTTATGCAGCACAAAAGTGAAACACAACCTTTACTTACAAATTTTTGCTCATTTGTCAAAAATCAATTTGCTGCATCCATTGCTAACATTCGAGTCGATAATGGGGGGAATTCTCTTCTATGAAAGAttttttccaacaaaatgGCACCACTTATCAACACTCTTGTGTCTATACAccccaacaaaatggggtTGTAGAGCGCAAACACTGTCATATCCTTGAGTCCTCCCGTGCCCTTCGCTTTCAAGCCCATCTCCTTTTGCGTTTTTGGGCAGAATGTGTTCTCACCGCTGTACATTTGATTAATCGTTTGCCCACACCACTTCTTTCCCAACAGACTCGTTTTGAACTCCTTTATGGCAAGGCCCATTCCTATTCCCATCTTAAGGTTTTTGGGTGTCTTGCATATGCTACTGATGTGCATGTCCCTCATAAATTCGCTCCTAGAGCCAAACGTTGTGTTTTTATTGGTTACCCTGTCGGTCAAAAAGCTTACAAGCTCTATGACTTTACCACTCATAAATTTTTCACTAGTCGTGACATTGTTTTTCATGAAAACATTTTTCCCTATGCGTCCCCTCAATCCATTCTAACACTTTCAGCCCCCGTCCTTCCTCATTTTATGTCTGACCCTTATATTTCAGACTCATTCCCCACAACCTCCACAGCACCATTAGAACCGGTCCATCCCGTCACCCCATTTGAAATGGCTAGCCATATTCTCCTTCTGCATCTCCGGATCCAGCCACTTCCACCTTTGATCAGTCCATTCCTGCCAGCGTCGTTTAGCCCCCTCCCGTACCAGTTTTACGACGTTCTCAACGACATCACAGTCCTCCACGTGCTTTACGTGATTATGTTTGCAACCAAGTGACGTCTCCCAAACCGTCGCCGCCTTTGTCGTCTGGTTCCACCAAAGGTACGAGGTATCCTCTTTGTAACTTTCTCTCCTACCATCGTTACTCACCACAACATCATTCTTCTGTTGCTACCATTAGTCAGGATGTTGAGCCCAGCTCCTATACAGAAGCTGCTTCCCTTTCACACTGGACGGACGCGATGCAATCTGAATTGGCAGCTTTAGAAGCCAATCACACTTGGTCTCTCACTCCCGTCCCTCCTGGCATGAAACCCATTGGATGTGGCTgggtttataaaattaaacgCCACTCAGATGGCACCATAGAGCGTTATAAAGCTCGTTTGGTGGCCAAAGGTTACAAACAGTTGGAAGGTATCGATTATCATGACACTTTTTCTCCCACTGCTAAAATGATTACTGTTCGTTGTTTATTGGCTCTGGCAGCTGCTCAGGATTGGTCCCTTCACCAATTAGATGTCAACAACGCTTTCCTTCATGGTGATCTCCATGAAGAAATTTACATGTCTCCACCTCCTGGTCTTCAGCGACAGGGGGAGAACTTGGTGTGTCGCCTCAACAAGTCGTTGTATGGTTTAAAGCAAGCTTCTCGTCAATGGTTTGCCAAGTTCTCAACAGCTATTCAAACTGCCGAATATGTTCAGTCCAAAGCAGACTACTCATTATTCACATGTCGGAATGGAAAGTCCTTTACTGCCCTGTTGATATATGTTGACGATATTCTTATTACGAGTAATGATCTCAAAGCTATATCCACTCTTAAGAAATTTTTGCATAGTCGTTTCCGAATTAAAGATTTAGGtgatttgaaatattttctgGGCATTGAAGTCTCTCGATCAAAGAGAGGTATTTCTATCTCACAGCGGAAATACACTTTGGAAATTCTGAAGGATGGTGGAATTTTGGGTGCTAAACCCGTGAATTTTCCCATTGAGCAAAACATAAAGCTCTCTGATATAGGCGAATTGCTTAGAGATCCATCTCAATATAGGCGACTTGGGGGATGCCtaatttatttaactattACTCGGCCAGATATCATGTATTCGATACACGTATTAAGCCAATTCATGCATACACCACGCAGACCGCATATGGAAGCTGCCTTGCGTGTGTTGCGTTATTTGAAAGGTGCTCCAGGACAgggtttgtttttctcttctcaAAATGATTTGTCTTTGCAAGCCTTTTGTGACTTGGATTGGGCTGGTTGTCCAATGACTCGTAGATCCACTATGGGTTATTGTGTTCTTTTGGGATCTTCACTTGTTTCTTGGCAAACAAAGAGGCAGAAAATAGTGTCACTCTCTTCAGCAGAAGCCAAATATAGAGCCATGACAGGTACATGCTGTGAGTTATCTTGGTTACGTCCATTATTAAAGGATTTACAAATATTGCATCCGAAACCGGCGTTGCTACATTGTGATAACAAAGCAGCCTTACATATAGCAATTAATCCCGTTTTCCATGAGAGAACCAGGCATATAGAAATGAATTGCCACTTTATTCGGGACAAAATACAGGATGGTTCAGTTGTTACCAAGTTTGTTACTTCGGCAAATCAGCTTGCGGATGTATTCACTAAACAAGTGGGAAATGAACCTTTTTCTACCATGATTCGCAAGTTGGGAGTTCTCGACATTCactctccaacttgagggggagtgttaagAAGGTTAATGATTTCCTAATGTTCACAGGATGGATTAGGAAACAAATATGTAATTATATGTTGTAGaatatttcttttcctattgtaatttagattccTAGAATAGCTTAGCATCATTATAGGAAATCTCTTGTATAAAGTTACACTCTCAGACtcaatgaaattcattcaGGCAAATATATTTCCTCCCTATTTTACAACATCTGGGTTCAAAAGTAAGCTTGGAGTTTTTTCGACATCAGGGACAAAAGAAAGTGCCCCCTGCCTCTGAGTACAGACAAAAACATCCAATTTTCCAGTCGTCAAATGTTGACCGGGTCGTGTTCATTTGTTTTGGTTAATGTTCATGTTAACCCGTTAAGTTAACGAGTTGACCCGATACAACCCGTTAAGTTAATGGGTGAcctgtgagatcccacatcgaccaaacggagaggggtgatgtgccttatatgtgcacacccgcatccatctagcacgaggccttttgggagctcactggcttcggagtcgtaggaactccgaagttaagcgagtttggggctagagcaatcccaggatgggtgacccactgggaagttgctcgtaagctcccagaaacaaaaccgtgctggcagagaggggggcccaaagcggacaatattgtgctacggcggagccgatcctgggatgtgacaatttggtatcagagccactctgccgtgtggtgcgagtgtgccgacgaggacgtaggatcccttaaggggggtggattgtgagatcccacatcgaccaaacggagaaggggtgatgtgccttatatggcacacctcgcatcaatATAGTAGGAggcctcttgggagctcactggcttcgggttcgtaggaactccgaagttaagcgagttggaggctggagcaatcccaggatgggtgaccaccctgggaaattgcttcgtgagctcccagaaacaaaaccgtgcgggctggtgagaatgtagccagacccaaagcggacaatatcctgctacggcggagccggtccggggtgtgacatgACCAATAGTTTCTCCATAAAAGAATTCTATTTAATCCACCCATCTCTTAATAATCAACCACCATATTTTTCTCCGTTTTCCCCATCTCTCTTCAATCCATCCATTATTTTCAGTTTctcttatcttttttttctctaatcaTATTGTGACCCTAAGAATCAATCTCACACTAAAAAACTCATAAATTGTCTTTGAGATTGATAGAGATCAAGAGGGGAGGAACATGAGAAATTGAAAAGGTGATcagttataattttttattttttatatatttattcctATCCATCAAactattttttcaattccAGATTATACACAGACAATGACTTTGCTATTAAGAGAATTAGACTCTGCTTTATAATTGACCAATTAGGATTATGTTATATAATTGTTTATCATAAAATCATTATTCCCACAGTCTACGCGCTACTTAAaaccattttatttgttattttttcgCAATTGTATACTAAGGTAATGGGCCTTATTTAGTTTATCGCCTAGGGCCACCCAAAAGTCAGGGCCGGCCCTACTAACCACcagcacttttttttttcctactcCAATGGCAACCCCACCCTACACCATCTCTCAAGTGAAGATGTTTCTAAGGTTTGAGAATTGAGCCCCGCTTTGTCCCAAGAGCATAAAGTTTTAGACTCCAACCCCTCCCACGCCACAATAGCATCCCAgtcacaaaattcaaaaaaactcaaattcaaagagaaagaaaatcaaaattaattcctattaaaaaaaactattcaTGTAGTCTAATGCTTCTATCTCCTGGATTGCCTCAATTACCAGCCAAGCCGACTCGCTCCCATAGTAGATGAATCCAGTTCAACTGATTTGCACCCACGAAACATCaaaaaatggatttttaattctaaatttggatttttgggttggaatttattaaatttatgtGAAGGAGGGGTGGGGTGGTTCTTTCTTTGTCTCTGTTTCAGTTGGCAGGTGGTAAGCAGGGAAAGAGAGGGAGGGGCGATCTCGTGGTGCTGGTATTGGGCTGGATCGGCGAGGGCTTAAGTCGGAGTAGGGGAGGATGAGGATTGGCTGGGTAGGATGATGGGAGGTAGACTTAAGTGCTGTTAAGTGGTTTGCCACATGTGAAAAAGCTAGCAGGGAAACAGGGTGGCACAGACATTTGGTAACAGGAAAATTGGACTCCCCCCCTCCGCACACCACTGCCCAGTGCCCAacctctctatctctcttttGCTCCCTTCTCTACTTCCACGCTCACACCACTACACAACACAAATTCACAGATCCATTATGGCCACTGGATCTTCATCCCAAACAGCCATAGCCccttcaaaattcaaaaaaaacaaacaaacaaacaaacaccaCAACAAAGTCACTGTATCATCGTCCCAATCTTCTCACCACCCCCAACAACATCAATGGATATGTTGAGATGGGACAAATTTTAGGGCATAAAAAGATGGGTGgagagaaaatggagaagaatatgagataaaattttctacaaaaacaagaagaggagagaattttccacaaaaaaaaaaaaaaaaaaaaaaaaagaaaagaagaagaggggagaaaatggaagagaagaagaaagtgaagcaGATAGGAAAACGAAGAAAGAGAtgggaagagaagaaaatgttaGCGATATCTTAACTCAattaggagatttatttcctagtttattatgactatatttctttccttttgtacaaatattgtgtaattaagattttatttttttccctagTTTGATCCTACTAAGGTTACAtccttgtattataaatacatccttttggagaatgaaatacaacctgaaaatattctacccatattgtttgacttggcatcAGAGCCAACTTTTCTGGTGACCCTTGTTCTAGccccatatttttttatacatgtgCCGTGTGTGCCCTCCTGAGTTtgtgtgtgttgtgttgtAGTGTTCATGCATCTACTGTGTTCATGTCATTCCTATCTTCGTGCATCTGCCGTATTTGTGTCTTTGCTGTGTTCCTTTATGTACTATGTCGTGT
The window above is part of the Prunus dulcis chromosome 1, ALMONDv2, whole genome shotgun sequence genome. Proteins encoded here:
- the LOC117619114 gene encoding uncharacterized protein LOC117619114, which produces MRGEWNGLQALILNDCPYAYYVHCLAHRLQLALIASSREVIHVHHFFTKLTSIVNIVGTSCKRNDELKNAQAAEIEHMIAIDELETGKGMNQIGTLQRAGDTRWGTHLKSITSLVNMFSATCIVLINIIDNGTTYSQRGDANAAYEAMTSYEFIFILHLMKELMEITNDLCQALQCQSQDIINAMNLVTSTKALIQELRDDGWDFLLTKVHYYMIDIFYATIDSQLQELNSRFSDQTTELLIMGSALDPREVNKSFRIDDICQLVDKFYPQDFEDHEKIARRSTTYPLVYRVVMLVLTLPVSTATAKRSFSAMRIVKTRLRNKMEDEFSQTL